One region of Fusobacterium periodonticum 1_1_41FAA genomic DNA includes:
- the guaA gene encoding glutamine-hydrolyzing GMP synthase, translating into MKKGGIIILDFGSQYNQLIARRVREMGVYAEVVPFHEDVDKILAREPKGIILSGGPASVYTEGAPSLDIKLFEQNIPILGLCYGMQLITHLHGGKVARADKQEFGKAELELDDKNNCLYKNIPNKTTVWMSHGDHVTEMAPNFKIIAHTDSSIAAIENKDKNIYAFQYHPEVTHSQHGFDMLKNFVFGIAKAEQNWSMENYIESTVKQIKETVGNKQVILGLSGGVDSSVAAALINKAIGRQLTCIFVDTGLLRKDEAKQVMEVYAKNFDMNIKCVNAEERFLSKLAGVTDPETKRKIIGKEFVEVFNEEAKKIEGAEFLAQGTIYPDVIESVSVKGPSVTIKSHHNVGGLPEDLKFELLEPLRELFKDEVRKVGRELGIPDYMVDRHPFPGPGLGIRILGEVTKEKADILREADAIFIEELRKADLYNKVSQAFVVLLPVKSVGVMGDERTYEYTAVLRSANTIDFMTATWSHLPYDFLEKVSNRILNEVKGINRLTYDISSKPPATIEWE; encoded by the coding sequence TCTCAATATAATCAACTGATTGCAAGAAGAGTCAGAGAAATGGGAGTTTATGCTGAAGTTGTTCCCTTTCATGAAGATGTTGATAAAATTTTAGCTAGAGAGCCAAAAGGAATTATACTTTCTGGTGGTCCTGCTTCTGTTTATACTGAAGGTGCTCCAAGCTTGGATATAAAATTATTTGAACAAAATATCCCAATTTTAGGGCTTTGCTATGGAATGCAACTTATAACTCATTTACATGGTGGAAAAGTTGCAAGAGCAGATAAACAAGAATTTGGTAAGGCTGAATTAGAGCTTGATGATAAAAACAATTGTCTATACAAAAATATTCCAAATAAAACAACTGTTTGGATGAGTCATGGGGATCATGTTACTGAAATGGCTCCTAACTTTAAGATTATAGCTCATACTGATTCTTCAATAGCAGCTATTGAAAACAAAGATAAGAATATCTATGCTTTCCAATATCACCCAGAAGTTACTCACTCTCAACATGGTTTTGATATGTTAAAGAACTTTGTTTTTGGAATAGCTAAGGCTGAACAAAACTGGTCTATGGAAAACTATATTGAATCAACTGTAAAACAAATAAAAGAAACAGTTGGAAATAAACAAGTTATCTTAGGATTATCTGGTGGAGTTGACTCATCTGTCGCTGCTGCACTTATAAATAAAGCAATAGGTAGACAATTAACTTGTATCTTCGTTGACACAGGTTTACTTAGAAAAGATGAAGCTAAACAAGTTATGGAAGTTTATGCTAAAAACTTTGATATGAATATTAAGTGTGTAAATGCTGAAGAAAGATTTTTATCTAAACTTGCTGGAGTAACTGATCCAGAAACAAAAAGAAAAATTATAGGAAAAGAATTCGTTGAAGTATTCAATGAAGAAGCTAAAAAAATTGAAGGTGCTGAATTCTTAGCACAAGGTACTATATATCCAGATGTTATCGAATCCGTTTCTGTTAAAGGGCCATCTGTTACTATAAAATCTCATCACAATGTTGGAGGTCTTCCAGAAGATTTAAAATTTGAATTACTTGAACCTTTAAGAGAATTATTTAAAGATGAAGTTAGAAAAGTTGGTAGAGAATTAGGTATCCCTGATTATATGGTTGATAGACATCCATTCCCAGGACCTGGTTTAGGAATCAGAATCTTAGGAGAAGTTACTAAAGAAAAGGCTGATATCCTAAGAGAAGCTGATGCAATATTTATAGAAGAATTAAGAAAGGCTGATTTATATAACAAAGTTAGCCAAGCCTTTGTTGTTTTACTTCCTGTAAAATCTGTTGGAGTTATGGGAGATGAAAGAACTTATGAATATACTGCTGTTTTAAGATCTGCTAACACTATAGATTTTATGACTGCAACTTGGTCACACTTGCCTTATGATTTCTTAGAAAAAGTTTCTAATAGAATTCTAAATGAAGTAAAAGGAATTAATAGATTGACTTATGACATTTCATCTAAACCACCTGCAACTATT